The following nucleotide sequence is from Vicia villosa cultivar HV-30 ecotype Madison, WI unplaced genomic scaffold, Vvil1.0 ctg.000397F_1_1, whole genome shotgun sequence.
CATTCTTGAGGATGAGCTGGACACAAATCGGGTCGTTTCTCACAAAATCTCGGTGAAGGAATGTCatcaaatctttcttttgttccAGCCACTTTATATGTGCCTACAATTGTATATAAGAATTAATATCagattatataataatttttaggaATTATCTTATCATTGGCTAATAAATGTTTATCAAAATTATATTATGAGTAGAAAGAAATATTTGTTATCGATTTGAAAGACactctttatgttttaacaatcgaCAATTTCAATTACaacatcataaaataaaatattattcacaTAAAAGGATTTTGTTCGTATTATGATAGAGATACAATCATATGATAAATTATTTTAGataaaaatttaaatcaatttaacATAGAAAAATAACATGTAAATTTAATGATACCTTGAGTCAAAACAGAAACGATGCACAGAATTGCAATAAAGAGATACATATGGTTGATCCGGGTAGCCATGTTTTCACTTTTCAATGAAAATCAACAAATAGTTAGGGACTATTTATAGAGACAAGTAGGAATATAGTAGTTATGgaaatcaattaaacaaaaggttAAATGAGCATATAATATCTTATCAGTTTTGTTTTGGtcaaaaagaaatattttctgatttcatttttttaaatttaatttgagtAAAGACCCAATCCCTCATTAAAAACTAAATAACAAAATCtgatttaatcccttataaaatttaactaagtcaatttaatttttatgttaatattttttttaaactgatttaaaatttaaaaataaatctaataaaatgtaaatcctaaatataattaatcatatagaaattatttaattaatatttaaataaattactattaaattaattttttattattatgtttgaATTAActaaaaacttttaaaaattaattgattgcTTAGTTAGaacttattaattattatttaattttaaataatttaatatttatttgtgttattttatttcaattaaatattatttaattaaattcaatttaattaattatatttaatatttaaatttggttattttatttttaaattgtgtattatttgaaaaagataattatttttatgtgttttttgaaatgaataaatgattaaatatttattttgaattattaaattatGTAATCCTCATTAATAATAATTGGTATAGTTGTAAAATGACTATTATTTACTCGTAGGGGACTTGGGTTCGAGATCTATGGTTACAAATTTTGTAGTGTTAAATTTTTTTGTTGCGGGGCATCGAACCGTGGTTCttcctaccaagtccagcgtcaATCACCCTCGACCAACTAACGATTAGTGGGTTTTGTGGGGGATAAAAGGGTTTTTaactcttttaattttattttttttggaacaaatattaacttttattaaTCCCAAAAGCAATGAAGTACATCCGATCCTAGGATCCaggaaaacaaaaaaaccatatcACTCTATGCAAAGAGTATTATCATCAAAATGAGACCTAAGTACTCTATTGCTAGAACACCTAGTATAGATTATGAATTTAATACTCCTGAGAAGTTGATTATCAATTGGCTCTTTGCTGAAAATAACAGAGTTCCTATGAGACCAAATAGCATATATGCATTCAGCTGCTGCCACCTTCAATATGTTCCTGCGCCAGCCTTTCTTCGACACTTCACAAACTAGCCAGTTTTGCTCCTGATGCCATGGTGCTGGCCTGCGATTATATCCTAGCCAAGACAGAATATCCAGCCAGATCTTGCTAGTCCATTGGCATCCAAAGTACAGGTGATCAATGGTTTCATGTGCTGTACAGAAAGCACAAAGTAAATCAGTCTGAATACCAAATTTTTGGATGCGGCACTTTGTACTAACTCTGCCCATCAATGCTAGCCACAAATGAAATTTTGCTCGAGGCCTTGCCAAGTTTTTATACAAAATTTTCCTCCAAGGGACAATACCTCTCTCACCCCTAAGGCACTGATACATCTTATTTGTGTGGTATTTACCATTCTGCACTGCCTCAGTCCAATGCTTGGTATGTGATACTATGTCCCTGCAGTTGCATAAGCTCTTCATCAAGCTTGAATCTCCTACTCTTGCCTGCCAAGTCATAAAATTCAGGTTTTTCAAATAGTAAATATTAATCCATTTCACCCAAAGTTTATCTGCTTTTGCCTGAATATTCCAAGTTAATTTGCCCAGTGTAGCAACATTCCACTCCTTCAATGCAGTAATATTCAGGCCTCCTGAGTTCTTGGGTTCACACATTTTGTCCCATGCAACAGGAGCTTTCCTAGTGATCTCAGCTCCACCACTCCATATAAAACTTCTGCATATTGCCTCAATGTGTTTAAGAATACATTTAGGCATAGGGAACACCTGCAGCCAATAGTTAGTGATGGCAAAGATGACACTTCTTACTAATTGGTGTTTTCCTGCATAGCTCAATAATCGAGCAGTCCAGTGAGTAATCTTTGACACAATACGATCAATAACAGGTCTGCACATGGAAACAGTTAGTTTTTTACTCACTAGAGGTATCCCCAGATATTTGAAGGGCAAGGCCCCTACTGCAAAACCAGTGGCATCAGTAATTTGCTTCTGAACATCCTCATGCACCCCTCCAAAATACACCTTGCATTTCGTGGGACTAGCTCTCAGACCAGTGGCTTCAGAGAAGTTCCTTATTGTTTCCATCAGCATTGTGACAGAGATCTTATCACCTCTAGTAAACAGCATAAGGTCATCTGCAAAACAAATGTTAACAATACCCAATTTGCCACATTTTGGGTGAAATTTGAAGGCAGGATTTTTCTGCATTTTCCTTAAGCATCTATGGAGGTATTCCATGGTTAGGACAAATAAAAGGGGAGAAATTGGGTCACCTTGTCTAAGGCCCCTCTTTGCTGGGAGGTAATCACTGTAGTGCCCATTTATATTGTATCTGTACGAAACAGTCATGACACAGAGCATGATCCATCTAATGAATTGTTGGGGAAAACTCATTTCTCTCATGATATCCTCAAGGGCTTGCCATTCTAATGTATCATAGGCTTTCTGAATGTCAAGTTGAATAGTACACCTAGGGGAGATGTGTTTTCTAGTATATCCTCTTATAAGCTCTTGGGCAATGATAATGTTATCCTGAATAACTTTGCCAGGTATGAAAGCTGACTGGCTGTAGTCTACCACAGTGTCTATCACCTTACTAAGCCTATTAGTCAGGATCTTGGAGATCACTTTGTACAAGGTAGTACAACAAGCAATCGGCCTAAAGTCTTTCACATGTTTAGCAGCAGGGAATTTGGGGATGAGGGTGACTAAAGCACAATTCATAGGCCTATAGATTCTATTGCATTCAAAAAATTCATGAACTACACTTCTAACATCATTACCAATAACAGGCCAGGCAGTTTTAAAAAACTTAGAAGTGTACCCATCTATACCTGGAGCTTTGTTCTCCCCAATACTTTTCAAGGCTTGAAGTATTTCAAGGTCTGCAACAGGAGCTATCAGCATCTCAGCATGGTGGTTTTGCATTTGTGGTCCTTCCCTCATAGCCTCAATGTCAATGTGGAGGAGGGAATTATTGTTAGTGCCAACCAGTTCTGTATAGAATCTCAACACTTCAGCCTCGAGTTCTTTGGTTTCAGTCAGCATCTTCCCTGTAAGGTCTTCCAAAGCAGTGATCCCTGTAGCTTTGTTCTTCCCCTTGATGATGGCATGGAAATAAGAATTATTTCCATCACCAAGTTTCAACCAGTTCACTTTTGCCCTCTGACTCAGAATTTGCTCTTCAGCCTCCATAGCTTTCAGAATCTCCTCTTTACATCGTTTTACCTCTTCTACATATTGTGTATTGGAGAGGTTAGTAGCTAGTAGgtcttcagcttgcttcaattgtTCTCTTTTATTCTGCAAGTCCCTCACTCCTTCAGACATATGTCTAGCAAGCTGTCTCATGTGTGGCTGCAACCTTTTGAGGTTCCACCATGTGTTATACATAGGAGTACCTGTATTTCTTGTCTTCCAACCATCTGTTACACATTGCAAAAACAAAGGGTTAGTTGCACTATGGTTCAGGAATTTAAAGTGAGTTGCAGGCCGTGTCATTAGCTGATCCTTCAAATCCATTTTCAGAGGATGATGGTCTGAAATATGGGCTCTAAGGATCTGCACTTCACTCCCGGGGAACTTCAAGAACCAATTAACATTACACAAGGCATGATCGATTCTGGAGTGCACCAATCCATTTGACCATGTGAAGTGATTGCCTCCAGTCTCATGAGCATGTAATCCACTGTCTATCATCATCTCTTCCATGTCTTTAAATTCAGAATCTCTGACAATATTGCCTCCAACCCTGTCACTGTTAGTGAGAACATTGTTGAAATCTCCAATCACAAGCCACGGATCCTGGATGTTTTGGGCCAACTTCCTCAAATCATTCCATAAAGTCAACCTTTGCTTGAGTTGATTCTGTGCATAAACAGTGGTTAGCCAAATGATATCACCAGTAGGTCTTTGGATCTTGCAATGAATCAATTGATCTGTGCACAATTCTACACAGAGGTGTAGTTTTGTAGCCATCCACATGATCCATATCCTCCCATTCGGGTGGGAAGCATAATTGTCCACCCAAGACCAATTGTTCCCAAACACATCTCTTATCTTAGTAGCATTATTCTCCTTCACTCTTGTTTCTAGAAGAACATAGCAAGGCAATTGGaactgttggagatgggctttaaTCTCCATATGCCTCGCTCGTTTATTCAAGCCCCGCACATTCCAGGCTAGGATCATGGAACAGGGTAGACACCCTCCCCTTCTATCCCTAACACATCAAATTCATTTCGGCAGGTAAAATTAAGGTCCTGTTGCTGGCTGGAACCTTCAATGAGTATCTCCTTGCCTTTCAGACTTTTCCCTACTACAGTCCATGGTACTTCCTGAACTATTGGCTCTTTTGTAGGTTCTTCAACCTGTGGCACCGGATTCACCTTAGCAGTCCAAATCTTTTTCACCACCGCTTGCTTCTCCAGACATTGGTGTCCTACTACATTGCATTGCTTGCAAAAAGGGGGCTTCCACTCAtactcttttaatttttaatgatacaTTAATGCATTAAtttgataaataataaaataaattcctttaatttcaacaaaaaaaatataatctcTCTGGtcctcttttaatttttaatactaAATTAATGCATTAATttggtaaataataataataataaattcttttaattCAACAACAAATTACAATCTCTCTGATCCCTTTATAAAAGACAATTGAATCATCAAAAAATTGTGTATTTAATTCATGTATTAAACCAAATGCATTAAAATTCAAATacatcaaatttttatttttttggaaaaaaataaatacatcaaATGTTGTTGATTCTAATGTCCCTTACAAAAAAGTACTATACCAAATATTTTTTAATGGATTTAATGTTCaataaaactattatttaatATGAGTAATTTAGTGTAACTggtaaaatttaaaatatgtaaaaaaaaattaaaatttcattaTTTATTATGCACGGacaatataaaatagttttacattgtTATCTAATAAAAGATCAATAATTTGTCATAtgatcaaaataattttaaaacttaaatgtgattagttgatatatatatatatatatatatatatatatatatagagagagagagagagagagagagagagagagagagagagagagagagagagagagagagagagagagagagaggggtacTGGGTATTTGGATATTAGGGAAGATACCGGTAATATCCCAACTCAACACCAGAGATAATTGAATGTTTGAGAATAATTATCTGTTGATGAAGAATTAGTGGTAGGAGAAAGAATAATAAGACAGAAGAAAATTCAGAAATGTGATAATGGTTATCTTTCATTCCTCATGCCGTATCGGCTAAATAGAGCAAGTGGTTACATCACAACCGATCAATGCTAATGGAATCATGACACGTCATTATGCTAGAATGCCTAACTAGACAAAATAGGTAAAATAACAAAAGGAAAGCtgaaatataaaataagaaaaacagAATAATAAAATCCTATGACAATACCCTCCTCTTCACATCATCCATGTCCTCATGGATGAAAATCTggaaatttcttaaggagatcaTAATAGAATTCCCAAGTGGCTTTGTCAAGAGGCATATCTTTCCATTGAACCAAGACTTTGGTAGCTGCCATGCGACCTCGTTTTACCATTTTTCGATCAAGAATAGCCACAGGAGTCTTGTTGTGAGGACCAGCTGCAGTAGGTAAGTGCTGAACCGGTTGACCTTGAGGATTGGGGCAGAGTTTCAATTGGGACACATGAAAAACATTGTGAATTTCAGCAGAAGCAGGCAGCTGTAGTTTGTAAGCAGTGGCGCCGACACAATCCTCAATCCGAAATGGGCCATAAAACTTAGGAAGTAACTTGTGGACAGCATGAGGTTTCAAGGAATTCTGTCTGTAAGGATGCAATTTAAGGTAAACATAGTCCCCGATAGCAAATACCCTATCACTCCTGTGTTTATCTGCTTGTTGGATCATCCGATTCTGAGCTCGTAAGAGATGGAACTTGAGGAGATTAATGGCTTCTTCCCTCGCAATTAAAGTTCTATCTACATTCAGATTTGCTGCAGAATTGGGTAAATAAGGCAAATGGATAGGTGGTGGTTGGCCATACACCACCTCAAAGGGAGTGGTATGAGTAGATGAATGATAGTTTGTGTTATACCACCATTCAGCCAAAGAAAGCCATTTATGCCACTGGTTCGGTTGCTCAGATGTCATGCATCGAAGGTAGGTTTCTAGGCATTTATTTACCACCTCCGTTTGGCCGTCAGTTTGGGGATGGTATGCTGAAGATTTCTGTAGTTCCACTCCTTGGAGCTTGAAAAACTCTTGCCAGAAGTTACTGAGAAAGATTGGGTCGCGGTCACTAGTTATTGTCTCCGGCAAGCCATGTAatttgaagacattgtcaaggaaaATTTGTGCCACATCCAAGGCCGTGTAAGGATGAGCTAAGGCCATGAAATGTGCATATTTGCTAAGTCTATCGACCACCACATAGATGACTTGTTTTCCTGCAGATAAAGGAAGACCGTCCACAAAGTCCATGCTAATGTGACTCCAAATAAGATTTGGAATAGGTAGTGACTGTAAGAGACCCGGGTAGGCCGCCAAATCAGATTTGTTTTTCTGACAGATGGCACAGTTCTTAACAAAGAGAAGAATGTCTTTTGACATACCTTTCCATTAGAACAATGCTTTGACTCTACTAGTAGTCACATCCCTGCCAGAATGCCCTCAAATAGATGAACTATGTAACCACTGTAAGATAGTTTCCTTGATAACAGGATTGGAACCAATGACTAACTTTCCCCTACGCCTGAGTTCATCACGAATCCATGTATACTTAGGATGAGAATCTGGCTTCTGTTTCATGTCAGAAATAATTTTACTTAGTTGAGGATCCCGCTGCCAATTAAGATGAATACTCTCCAAAAGGTCACTACTTGCAGTACCGAGAACCAATGCCAATAATTCAGCTCCAGCTTTTCTAGACAAAGCATCAGCAGCGGCATTTGCCGAACCTTCCTTATATTGTAATTCAAAATCAAAGCCAAGTAATTTGGACACTCAAAACTGCTGAAAAGGGGTGTTTAGTTTCTGGTCCCACATATGCTTGATGCTCTTTTGGTCAGTTTTGATAATGAAAGGTGCATGAGAAAGATAAGAGCCCcatttttgaacttcatagacTATAGCTAGAAGTTCCCTTTCATACACAAACAACGCCTGTTGCTTTGGCCCTAATGACTTACTAATGTAAGCAATGGGGTGGTGATCCTGCATTAAAACAGCGCCAATACCCTTACCCGAGGCATCGGTTTCCACaacatttttttttgcaaaatttggtaagcTTAAAACAGGAGCAGAAATCAATGCTTGTTTTAAGTGTTGAAAAGCAAAATTTGCTTCAGAAGACCAAAAGAAACTATCTTTCTTCAACAAGTCAATTAAGGGCTTTGCTAGTTTACCGAAATCTTTGACAAATCGTCTATAGTAGCCGGCTAAGCCTAAGAAACCCCTGAGTTGCTTTATGGTGGAGGGAACAGGCCAAGAACTCACTGCCAGAATTTTTGCAGGATCAGTAGAAACTCCCTCTTTAGTGATAAAGTGTCCCAAGTATTCTACTCTAGGTTCAGCAAAAGCAcacttatttttattcaaaaataagtgattatcccGAATAGTTTGGAAGATGAGGTGTATATGAGCAAGGTGATCCTCGAATGACTTGCTATAAACAagtaaatcatcaaaaaatataatCACGAATTTCCTAAGAAATTGTTGAAAAACCTGATTCATAAGAGCTTGAAATGATGCAGGGGCATTTGTGAGTCCAAAGGGCATCACCAAATATTCAAAGTGACCGTTGTGTGTTTTGAATGCAGTTTTGTGCTCCTCTCCATGAGCCATACGCAGCTGATGGTAACCAGACCTCATATCCAGTTTAGAAAAAACAGTGGCGCCGTGAAGTTCATCCATCAAGTCTTCAATGAGAGGTATGGGAAATCGATCCTTAATGGTAAAATCATTAAGCCTACGAAAATCTACACAAAGACGCCATGAATCGTCTTTCTTGCGCACGAGAATTATGGGAGATGCAAAAGGGCTATTGCTATGCTGCACAATACCCTGTTTCAGCATGTCCTGCACAATATTATCAATGATATCTTTCTGCACAATGGAAAAACGATAGGGTCTTAAATTAAACGGTTGCGTGCCTTCTTTGAACGGAATTTTATGGTCAAAACCAGGTCTAGAAGGAGGTAAAGCAGTAGGCTCAGCAAAGATGTCAGAATATTGGTCTAGAAGTTGAACAAGTGATGGAGGTAAGACTTGTTGAGAATCAAAACCCTGGAGAGCATGGCATGTTGGTAATCCCATAGAATAATCCTTCACACCAATAGACAGAAAACACATCTCAGCGCCTTTGTGGACCACTTGAGCAAAAGATTTGTTGTTGATAACTTTGAAACTCGGAGTTTTCGCACCTCGAAGGACAAATTTCCTACCATTAGTAGAAAACTCCATCTGTAGCTTATCAAAATCCCATAAGAGAGGTCCCAAAGATTTCAACCATTGGATACCCAAAATCAAATCACAGCAAACTAAGGGTAAGACAATAACATCCGCAGTAAATTGAGCCTGTTGGAGCTGCCATTTAAACCCTCTACAAATAAAAGCCGCCTCCAATTTGTGGCCACCACCCCCAGTCACAGACAAAGGAGGAATAGCTTCTAGTTTACAACCTATGGCTTTAGCAATTTCTAAGTCCAAGAAATTATGAGTGTTGCCACTGTCTAATAGAATGTGGAGCATTTTCTTATCATGTAACCCGGTAACTCGCATGGTATGAAAATTAGCAATACCTGTCAAGGAGTGAAAAGAAAGTTGAGGGTTGTCAAAATCTTGAAAGGAATCCGGTTCAGGTGTAGGGGAGTCACATGAAGTGTTCGCAGTTGGATTGTCGTCTTCATCAACTTCCAATACCATGAGGTGAGATCGTTTGTGCTTAAACTGATGTCCCGGGGTAAATTGTTCATCGCAAAACATACATAAGTCCTTTGCGCGGCGTTCAGCCATTTCAATTGCCGAAAATGTGCGGAAAGGACGCTGAGGGTTAGATTTAGGGGAAAAGGTGGTTGGAGTGACTTGAGGGTTTTGAGACTGAGTGTTATTTTGTGCGACACTGGGTTTGGGTAACACACCCTGAAATTTGGAAAAGGGTTGAAAGCGTGATTTTGGCTGTGGGAGAGAAGTTTGTGAAGCTTCGTGTAACTTGGCCAAATTTGCAGCATGAGCTATGGATGAAGGATTAAACATACGAACTTGCATCTGCATATGGTGGTCAAGGCCGGCTAAGAAGATGCTAAGGGAGTGTTCAGGAAGAAGAGTCACCTGAGTTAGCGCAAGTTCAAACTGGTCGATGTAATCTTGCACTTTTCCGGTATGTTTCACCTGAAGTAACGAAGACAAGGGGTCTTCATAGACGTCACCAAATCTTGTTGTGACATCAGTGACATATTGTTGCCAAGAGGGGTAAATATCAAACTTATGGCGCATGTAGTTCAGGTGCCACTGCAGAGCCAAACCATCTAGATGGATGGAAGCTAGTCTCACCATTGATGTTTGTGGGGTTCCATCGAGCAGGAAAAATTGGTCGCACTTGTAGAGCCACTCGCAAACATTTTTGCCATCAAAGCGAGGGAATTCCACTTTGGAGATCCGAGTAGCGTAACTGTTGTTGTTAGAGTTGCGAGGACCAGTAGAACGTTGGCGGCCGGAAGGTGAAGAGGAAGAGAGATCTACGTGAGATTGAATTAGCGCACGAATCTCCTCCAAATCAGTTGTACGTTGCATTTGCAGCTGAGAGAAACGTTCTTCTAAACGGCGTTCGAGCTCGGTCAGAGGGGGTGGCGGAGAAGGAGTCATCGTCaccggctctgataccaattggtACCGGGTATTTGGATATTAGGGAAGATACCGGTAATATCCCAACTCAACACCAGAGATAATTGAATGTTTGAGAATAATTATCTGTTGATGAAGAATTAGTGGTAGGAGAAAGAATAATAAGACAGAAGAAAATTCAGAAATGTGATAATGGTTATCTTTCATTCCTCATGCCGTATCGGCTAAATAGAGCAAGTGGTTACATCACAACCGATCAATGCTAATGGAATCATGACACGTCATTATGCTAGAATGCCTAATAAGACAAAATAGGTAAAATAACAAAAGGAAAGCTggaatataaaataagaaaaacagAATAATAAAATCCtatgagtgagagagagagagagagagagagagatcaaattacaccaatatgttaataaacattaaaaatcataaatttttaacaaataataataataataataagttaatAGAATATAGTTCTATAGTATTATAAAATTGtgatttgtttaaaattgttAGTAAGCATTATTTGATGAAAATAATGTTTGTTACTAAGAAAAAATTGGTATAAAAATTACGATTTACTTTAAAGAAAAAATAGTATTATATTCACTAAATGTAACTAATAAAactgtttaatttttaaatacaatacaaaacaattaaaactaaataataaataattagaacataataatttattttaaaaagtagtgcaatttttttaaaattaagaatacaagtttttttaattaaaaaaattatagttttatTAAGAAAcgataaaaataacatattttaagaaatattagtaaaaatccctttatttttattaataagttttaaaaatacGTGTATTTTTAAGATTTCTTGGTaaccaatattatttttcatcTAATAATGT
It contains:
- the LOC131627728 gene encoding uncharacterized protein LOC131627728, with the translated sequence MTPSPPPPLTELERRLEERFSQLQMQRTTDLEEIRALIQSHVDLSSSSPSGRQRSTGPRNSNNNSYATRISKVEFPRFDGKNVCEWLYKCDQFFLLDGTPQTSMVRLASIHLDGLALQWHLNYMRHKFDIYPSWQQYVTDVTTRFGDVYEDPLSSLLQVKHTGKVQDYIDQFELALTQVTLLPEHSLSIFLAGLDHHMQMQVRMFNPSSIAHAANLAKLHEASQTSLPQPKSRFQPFSKFQGVLPKPSVAQNNTQSQNPQVTPTTFSPKSNPQRPFRTFSAIEMAERRAKDLCMFCDEQFTPGHQFKHKRSHLMVLEVDEDDNPTANTSCDSPTPEPDSFQDFDNPQLSFHSLTGIANFHTMRVTGLHDKKMLHILLDSGNTHNFLDLEIAKAIGCKLEAIPPLSVTGGGGHKLEAAFICRGFKWQLQQAQFTADVIVLPLVCCDLILGIQWLKSLGPLLWDFDKLQMEFSTNGRKFVLRGAKTPSFKVINNKSFAQVVHKGAEMCFLSIGVKDYSMGLPTCHALQGFDSQQVLPPSLVQLLDQYSDIFAEPTALPPSRPGFDHKIPFKEGTQPFNLRPYRFSIVQKDIIDNIVQDMLKQGIVQHSNSPFASPIILVRKKDDSWRLCVDFRRLNDFTIKDRFPIPLIEDLMDELHGATVFSKLDMRSGYHQLRMAHGEEHKTAFKTHNGHFEYLVMPFGLTNAPASFQALMNQVFQQFLRKFVIIFFDDLLVYSKSFEDHLAHIHLIFQTIRDNHLFLNKNKCAFAEPRVEYLGHFITKEGVSTDPAKILAVSSWPVPSTIKQLRGFLGLAGYYRRFVKDFGKLAKPLIDLLKKDSFFWSSEANFAFQHLKQALISAPVLSLPNFAKKNVVETDASGKGIGAVLMQDHHPIAYISKSLGPKQQALFVYERELLAIVYEEGSANAAADALSRKAGAELLALVLGTASSDLLESIHLNWQRDPQLSKIISDMKQKPDSHPKYTWIRDELRRRGKLVIGSNPVIKETILQWLHSSSI